The region TCTGCAATCTAAAATCTACTGATTCATCAAACTTTCAATTTCCTCAATTTCAATAGGAATATTTCGCATCAGGTTAAACGGTTCCCCGCTTTGCTGTACAACAACATTATCTTCCAGTCTGATACCGAATCCTTCAGCAGGAATATAAATTCCGGGTTCTACGGTAAATACCATATTGGCCTGCATCGGTTCGTGAAGTAAACCGTAATCGTGTGTGTCCAATCCCATGTGGTGGGAAGTTCCGTGCATGAAATATTTTTTATAGGCCGGCCAATCCGGATTTTCATTTTGCACATCGGCTTTATCGATGAGTCCTAATCCTAATAATTCGGAAGTCATCAATT is a window of Candidatus Hydrogenedentota bacterium DNA encoding:
- a CDS encoding M24 family metallopeptidase — protein: LMTSELLGLGLIDKADVQNENPDWPAYKKYFMHGTSHHMGLDTHDYGLLHEPMQANMVFTVEPGIYIPAEGFGIRLEDNVVVQQSGEPFNLMRNIPIEIEEIESLMNQ